In Chitinibacter sp. SCUT-21, a single genomic region encodes these proteins:
- a CDS encoding ATPase: MSQVEFLIGVDGGGTGTRVTIAGLDGVEKVRAEAGPSALGQGIDKAWANITAAINDAFKKIGIENPDFSKCAVGFGLSGVTVKAWAQEFESKNPGFAHIVVETDGYSTLLGAHNGAHGAIIAIGTGSIGEAWLPNGERLEVGGWGFPTSDEGSGAYLGLKAINHVQRIMDGRRPLTDFGRKLLTITGDTREKVFAWMGTMKQTECASLSPVVMEFGQSDEVARSFLLDAGQEIVNIASALRASAPQLPIAICGGGLSEALRPYIPADFLATTSRPQKDSCSGALILIAREYQ, from the coding sequence ATGAGTCAAGTCGAGTTTTTGATTGGTGTTGATGGTGGCGGCACCGGGACACGTGTCACGATTGCAGGTTTGGACGGTGTAGAAAAGGTGCGCGCAGAAGCAGGCCCATCGGCGTTGGGGCAAGGTATTGATAAAGCTTGGGCCAATATTACCGCCGCAATTAATGATGCCTTTAAGAAAATTGGCATCGAAAATCCGGACTTCAGCAAATGTGCTGTTGGTTTTGGTCTTTCTGGTGTGACAGTCAAAGCCTGGGCGCAAGAGTTTGAAAGTAAAAATCCTGGTTTCGCTCATATTGTTGTGGAAACGGATGGCTACTCAACCCTACTGGGCGCGCACAACGGTGCGCATGGTGCAATTATCGCGATCGGAACAGGTTCAATTGGTGAAGCATGGTTGCCAAATGGTGAGCGTCTTGAAGTAGGTGGTTGGGGCTTTCCAACTTCGGATGAAGGTTCTGGCGCCTATTTAGGTCTTAAAGCGATTAACCACGTTCAGCGCATTATGGATGGACGTCGTCCGTTGACAGACTTTGGTCGCAAACTATTAACAATCACTGGCGATACACGTGAAAAAGTATTTGCATGGATGGGAACTATGAAGCAAACCGAATGCGCTTCACTCTCTCCGGTGGTGATGGAGTTCGGTCAAAGTGATGAAGTTGCACGTAGCTTCTTGCTCGATGCTGGGCAGGAAATCGTCAATATCGCTTCAGCCCTTCGTGCAAGCGCGCCGCAATTGCCAATTGCAATCTGTGGAGGTGGTTTGTCTGAAGCATTGCGCCCTTATATTCCGGCTGACTTTTTGGCGACAACCTCACGTCCTCAAAAAGATTCATGCTCTGGCGCTTTGATTCTGATTGCGCGCGAATATCAATAA
- a CDS encoding GntR family transcriptional regulator yields the protein MQNLNKLLVLKPDNDSATPLYLQFGHKLAAAIHAGFWKADDPLPSERTFCEVLGISRVTARKALDLLFEQGLILRRQGSGTYITPKLEQPLTRLTNLSEMLKLRGFRPSSKWLKREVCLAGSEELLRLNLSPNSRVTHLERLRLANDVVMAVEVTSLPYHFVPEPEKIGESLYEYMREANLSVVRAIQNIGAVNADAELAQLTGVEQGAAMLHLTRVGYLEDGSAVELTHSWFRSDYYDFVVELYR from the coding sequence ATGCAAAATCTAAATAAACTATTAGTCCTAAAGCCAGATAATGACAGCGCTACGCCGCTGTATTTGCAGTTCGGACATAAGTTGGCAGCGGCAATTCATGCTGGTTTTTGGAAAGCAGACGATCCTCTTCCTTCTGAGCGTACTTTTTGTGAAGTTTTAGGTATTTCTCGCGTGACTGCGCGAAAAGCGCTTGATTTGTTATTTGAGCAAGGCTTGATTTTGCGTCGACAGGGGTCAGGCACCTACATCACGCCGAAGCTAGAGCAACCGCTGACTCGTCTAACCAATCTATCTGAAATGTTAAAGCTGCGTGGTTTTCGCCCTTCATCAAAATGGCTGAAGCGCGAAGTATGTCTTGCTGGGTCAGAGGAATTATTACGCTTAAATTTAAGCCCAAATAGCCGTGTGACGCATCTTGAGCGTTTGCGTTTGGCCAATGATGTCGTAATGGCCGTCGAGGTGACGTCACTGCCCTATCATTTCGTGCCTGAGCCAGAAAAAATAGGTGAATCGCTATATGAATATATGCGGGAAGCTAACCTGAGTGTTGTAAGAGCAATACAAAATATTGGGGCTGTGAATGCTGATGCTGAGTTAGCTCAACTCACCGGGGTTGAGCAAGGTGCCGCTATGCTGCATCTTACTCGCGTGGGTTATTTGGAGGATGGCTCCGCGGTTGAGTTAACTCACTCATGGTTTAGGAGTGACTATTACGATTTTGTGGTTGAACTCTATCGATAA
- a CDS encoding extracellular solute-binding protein, which translates to MSMLGVVMNFKRSVLVGAAVFAASIMSAQAATKVEFWSHSLAPTYDAYHKQVVDKFNAENKEIQVVQKDLGWGAMKPAIVAAVAEGNVPGLALVPTNWMVEMAPKLLTPVDSIINKGQFTGAALANATTDGKIYGFPSYQVTAVMVYNKDMLAKAGVKPDFKTLDDVFAAAKKIHAATGKPGWAPKLQDGFTGWFMFEGLPVIQNGKAVYNSPKHVALVQKFADAYKAGTIVKDTNLTFDEQIAMFANGGVGMFAEGGHAVKKIKDANPAAYKAADVTTFPLGDNGKLAFGGWTTMYVVPKGQKDLKSVGVVGNFITGEWAQEQFAKASYTFASTKNANAAAAKDPALNDMTDPGKKAFKMGGLVIDKTRHLFLKDLPGNVDEGALSKAMDAKIEAALQGRISVKQALDEAVADSNKRLAAK; encoded by the coding sequence ATGTCCATGTTAGGAGTTGTTATGAACTTTAAACGTTCCGTTCTCGTTGGCGCTGCTGTATTTGCTGCATCAATCATGTCTGCTCAAGCTGCAACTAAAGTTGAGTTCTGGTCTCATTCATTGGCTCCAACTTACGATGCATACCACAAGCAAGTTGTTGACAAGTTCAACGCTGAAAACAAAGAAATCCAAGTTGTACAAAAAGACTTGGGTTGGGGTGCGATGAAGCCAGCAATCGTTGCTGCTGTTGCTGAAGGTAACGTGCCAGGCTTGGCATTGGTTCCAACTAACTGGATGGTTGAAATGGCTCCTAAGCTGTTGACTCCAGTTGACAGCATCATCAACAAAGGTCAATTCACTGGCGCTGCTTTGGCAAACGCTACAACTGACGGCAAAATCTACGGCTTCCCTTCATACCAAGTTACAGCCGTAATGGTTTACAACAAAGACATGTTGGCTAAAGCTGGCGTGAAACCAGACTTCAAAACTCTGGACGACGTATTCGCTGCTGCGAAAAAAATCCACGCAGCTACTGGTAAACCAGGCTGGGCTCCTAAACTGCAAGACGGCTTCACTGGCTGGTTCATGTTTGAAGGTCTGCCAGTTATCCAGAACGGCAAAGCTGTTTACAACAGCCCTAAACACGTAGCTTTGGTGCAAAAATTTGCTGACGCTTACAAAGCTGGCACGATCGTTAAAGATACTAACCTGACATTCGACGAACAAATCGCTATGTTCGCGAACGGCGGCGTTGGTATGTTCGCTGAAGGCGGCCACGCAGTTAAGAAAATTAAAGACGCTAACCCAGCTGCTTACAAAGCTGCTGACGTAACGACTTTCCCATTGGGTGACAACGGCAAGTTGGCATTCGGTGGCTGGACTACTATGTACGTAGTTCCAAAAGGTCAGAAAGATCTGAAATCAGTAGGTGTGGTTGGTAACTTCATCACTGGTGAGTGGGCTCAAGAGCAATTCGCTAAAGCTTCTTACACATTCGCTTCTACTAAGAACGCAAATGCTGCTGCAGCTAAAGACCCAGCTTTGAACGACATGACTGACCCAGGCAAAAAAGCATTCAAAATGGGTGGCTTGGTTATCGATAAAACTCGTCACTTGTTCCTGAAAGACTTGCCAGGTAACGTTGACGAAGGCGCGTTGTCTAAAGCTATGGACGCTAAGATCGAAGCTGCTCTGCAAGGCCGTATTTCTGTGAAACAAGCGTTGGACGAAGCAGTTGCTGACTCTAACAAACGTTTGGCTGCTAAATAA
- a CDS encoding sugar ABC transporter permease produces MKNSNFMAYFFLAPALILMGVFVFWPVGFNTYLAFNHYEIAGGAVEWNNFDNFRRIWEEDLFHQAVKNSLLFLLVVPFIQLLSLLIAKLVNNKLPGMTFFRAVYYIPVITAISIAGIVWQFVFKYDGMLNAFLTNIAHMIPFMFPAEYVVDIDWLGDPDIAMYSIMIFTLWKGLGYYMVLYLAGLQAIPAEVEEAAILDGANAWERFWKITIPMVKPTILLCTMLSTIGALKVFLEVLVLTDGKAETYTALYYVFDQAFRNYDFGVAAAAGLVVTFFCMILAAIQFRFFGEK; encoded by the coding sequence GTGAAAAACTCCAACTTTATGGCCTATTTCTTCTTGGCCCCCGCCTTGATCTTGATGGGTGTTTTTGTATTTTGGCCCGTGGGTTTCAACACCTATTTGGCTTTCAATCATTATGAAATTGCAGGGGGAGCGGTAGAGTGGAATAACTTTGATAACTTCCGTCGTATTTGGGAAGAAGATCTATTTCACCAAGCAGTAAAGAACTCATTGCTGTTTTTGCTGGTGGTTCCGTTTATCCAGTTGCTCTCATTGTTGATTGCCAAGCTTGTAAATAACAAGCTACCAGGTATGACTTTCTTTCGTGCGGTTTACTATATTCCGGTAATTACAGCAATTTCTATTGCAGGTATTGTTTGGCAGTTCGTATTTAAATACGACGGTATGCTAAACGCCTTCTTGACGAACATTGCACACATGATTCCATTTATGTTCCCAGCTGAGTATGTGGTGGACATCGATTGGCTGGGCGACCCTGATATCGCTATGTACTCAATCATGATCTTCACCTTGTGGAAAGGTTTGGGTTACTACATGGTTCTGTACCTTGCAGGCTTGCAAGCGATTCCTGCCGAAGTTGAAGAAGCGGCAATTTTGGATGGTGCCAATGCGTGGGAACGTTTCTGGAAAATCACGATTCCAATGGTAAAACCAACGATTTTGCTATGTACAATGCTTTCAACAATCGGTGCATTGAAAGTGTTCCTAGAGGTGTTGGTGTTGACGGACGGTAAAGCCGAGACATATACCGCGCTTTACTATGTGTTTGATCAAGCGTTCCGTAACTACGATTTCGGTGTAGCAGCTGCAGCAGGCCTGGTTGTGACCTTCTTCTGCATGATCTTGGCCGCGATCCAATTCCGTTTCTTTGGCGAAAAATAA
- a CDS encoding sulfite exporter TauE/SafE family protein, giving the protein MEVAWYGFVIAGLVVGFIVGMTGVGGGSLMTPILLFFGINPATAVGTDLLYAAITKAGGVYVHQQNKNIDWKITGWLALGSVPAAAITLLVLHNLHADTDALNRVIKQGLGVALLFTAVAIVFKQRLIAFAQRHAGDSFHMAGPRLNAMTVAVGVILGAIVTLTSIGAGALGTVALFILYPLLQTKRLVGTEIAHAVPLTLVAGLGHAGMGNMDWSLLGYLLAGSLPGIYLGSHLSGRVSDGVLRPCLAAMLVFIGWKLVF; this is encoded by the coding sequence ATGGAAGTAGCATGGTATGGCTTTGTCATTGCCGGTTTAGTCGTGGGCTTTATCGTCGGCATGACAGGGGTCGGCGGTGGTTCCTTGATGACACCGATTTTATTGTTCTTCGGCATTAACCCTGCCACTGCCGTGGGTACGGATTTATTGTATGCCGCCATCACCAAAGCGGGTGGCGTGTATGTGCATCAGCAAAATAAAAATATCGATTGGAAAATTACTGGCTGGCTCGCGCTTGGTAGCGTTCCAGCTGCGGCGATTACGCTGCTGGTGCTGCACAATTTGCACGCCGATACCGATGCGCTCAACCGAGTGATTAAGCAGGGCTTGGGTGTCGCTTTACTATTTACTGCGGTTGCCATTGTATTTAAGCAACGCCTAATCGCTTTTGCGCAGCGCCATGCTGGTGATTCATTTCATATGGCTGGCCCACGTTTGAATGCGATGACGGTGGCTGTTGGCGTTATCCTCGGCGCGATTGTAACTTTGACTTCGATTGGGGCAGGGGCCTTAGGTACTGTTGCCTTGTTTATTCTTTATCCTTTGCTGCAAACAAAACGCCTAGTAGGCACAGAGATTGCACACGCAGTACCTTTAACATTGGTAGCTGGCTTAGGCCATGCAGGCATGGGTAATATGGACTGGAGCTTGTTGGGCTATTTGCTTGCTGGTTCATTGCCGGGTATTTATTTGGGTAGCCATTTATCTGGCCGAGTGTCTGATGGCGTGCTTAGACCGTGTTTGGCTGCGATGTTAGTCTTTATTGGCTGGAAGCTAGTTTTTTAA
- the ugpC gene encoding sn-glycerol-3-phosphate ABC transporter ATP-binding protein UgpC produces the protein MASVTLKNIKKNYTKDVCVIKGADLEIKDGEFVVFVGPSGCGKSTLMRMIAGLEDITSGELYIGDTLSNDIHASKRGIAMVFQSYALYPHMTVYDNMAFALKLAGTPKAEIDQRVKKAAEILQMTHLLERKPKALSGGQRQRVAIGRSIVRNPKVFLFDEPLSNLDASLRMNMRVELSKLHQELKTTMLYVTHDQVEAMTLADRIVVFNAGVIQQVGTPLEMYENPSNLFVAGFLGSPKMNIFESQVVSVEQNAAVVRLPKGISVRAAVNAATAKVGDKVTLGIRPEHIQLCEESDAEGIPARVDLTEHLGDIVLAYVEIPGINEIICMKLPSNMTGLKYGDSVRIKFPEAHCMLFDAEGLAFKRVRA, from the coding sequence ATGGCTAGCGTAACTCTTAAAAACATCAAAAAGAACTACACCAAAGACGTTTGCGTCATCAAAGGCGCGGATCTAGAGATCAAAGACGGCGAGTTCGTCGTATTCGTAGGTCCATCAGGCTGCGGTAAATCAACACTGATGCGTATGATTGCCGGTTTGGAAGACATCACTTCAGGTGAACTTTACATTGGTGACACGTTGTCAAACGACATCCACGCGTCAAAACGTGGTATCGCGATGGTGTTCCAGTCTTACGCGCTGTACCCACACATGACTGTGTATGACAATATGGCGTTTGCATTGAAATTGGCGGGTACTCCAAAAGCTGAAATCGATCAGCGCGTGAAAAAAGCCGCTGAAATTCTGCAAATGACCCACTTGCTCGAGCGTAAGCCAAAAGCACTGTCAGGTGGTCAGCGTCAGCGTGTGGCGATTGGTCGTTCAATCGTACGTAATCCAAAAGTCTTCTTGTTCGACGAGCCATTGTCTAACTTGGACGCCTCATTGCGTATGAATATGCGCGTTGAGTTGTCTAAATTGCACCAAGAATTGAAAACGACCATGCTGTACGTAACGCACGATCAGGTTGAGGCAATGACCTTGGCTGACCGTATCGTGGTATTCAATGCTGGTGTAATTCAACAGGTTGGTACTCCGCTGGAGATGTACGAAAACCCATCAAACTTGTTCGTAGCGGGCTTCTTGGGTTCGCCAAAAATGAACATTTTTGAATCACAAGTGGTAAGTGTTGAGCAAAATGCAGCAGTAGTTCGTTTGCCAAAAGGTATTAGCGTACGTGCTGCAGTCAACGCCGCAACAGCTAAGGTGGGTGATAAAGTAACTTTGGGTATTCGTCCTGAGCACATCCAATTGTGCGAAGAGAGCGATGCTGAAGGCATCCCAGCACGCGTTGATTTGACTGAACACTTGGGCGATATCGTTTTGGCTTACGTTGAAATCCCAGGTATCAACGAAATCATTTGTATGAAACTGCCATCAAATATGACTGGCCTGAAATACGGTGACTCTGTGCGTATCAAATTCCCAGAAGCTCACTGCATGTTGTTTGATGCAGAAGGTTTGGCGTTCAAACGCGTACGTGCTTAA
- a CDS encoding carbohydrate ABC transporter permease produces MFKSKELNRIVTTVVQYASLTAFGLFTMFPLLWAVSFGLSSDGSSAYLFPQSFVPHVIQDDGSYNIGATLIWFERVFIEIPFSTYFKNSVIITTLAVVGTVVISVLAAYPLARMRFTGRNFIFVAIIATLMLPQETALVPNYITIVKLGNFADWLQLTLTGSDAATWKKLIGMNSYLGVVLPGVAGAFGIFLMKQAFEAVPQDLIDAARVDGATEMQILWRVMLPVTTPSIAALAIFTLVNQWNEYIWSSIVMRAKDMQPLAVGVFNDLTGPLSGSQNTLMAAIVLTVIPVLIFFAFTQRFFISGMDGAVK; encoded by the coding sequence ATGTTTAAGAGTAAGGAATTGAACCGCATTGTGACGACGGTCGTGCAATATGCCAGTCTCACTGCGTTTGGCTTGTTCACTATGTTCCCGCTGTTATGGGCTGTATCGTTTGGTTTATCCAGCGATGGTTCTTCAGCTTATCTGTTCCCGCAAAGCTTTGTGCCACATGTCATTCAAGATGACGGTAGCTACAATATTGGCGCGACCTTGATTTGGTTTGAGCGTGTATTCATTGAAATTCCGTTCTCAACTTACTTCAAAAACTCAGTAATTATCACGACTTTGGCTGTAGTGGGCACCGTGGTGATTTCAGTATTGGCGGCTTACCCGCTAGCTCGGATGCGTTTCACTGGCCGTAATTTCATCTTCGTTGCGATTATTGCTACTTTGATGCTGCCACAAGAAACTGCTCTGGTTCCTAACTACATCACGATTGTTAAATTGGGTAACTTTGCGGACTGGTTGCAACTGACGCTGACTGGTAGTGATGCTGCAACTTGGAAAAAACTGATCGGTATGAATAGCTACTTGGGCGTGGTGCTGCCTGGTGTGGCTGGTGCCTTCGGTATCTTCTTGATGAAGCAAGCGTTTGAAGCTGTACCACAAGACTTGATCGATGCGGCGCGTGTTGACGGTGCTACTGAGATGCAAATTCTGTGGCGCGTGATGTTGCCTGTGACTACGCCTTCAATTGCAGCTTTGGCGATCTTCACTTTGGTCAACCAATGGAATGAGTACATCTGGTCTTCAATCGTGATGCGTGCCAAAGACATGCAACCATTGGCAGTCGGTGTATTTAATGACTTAACTGGCCCGCTGTCTGGCTCACAGAACACCTTGATGGCCGCAATCGTGTTGACGGTGATCCCAGTTCTGATCTTCTTTGCCTTCACACAGCGATTCTTTATCTCCGGCATGGATGGCGCTGTTAAATAA
- the cysB gene encoding HTH-type transcriptional regulator CysB, giving the protein MKLQQLRYLVEVAKQGLNVSEAAEKLHTSQPGISKQIRLLEDELGVQIFIRNGKRVVDITAPGREILRIAERILMQSQNLKRIGEEFIQVENGSLTIATTHTQARYALPKVIQAFLQRYPKVRLSIKQGSPTQISEMVVDGSADLAIATEGIDHYSELAMLNCYDWNRCVIVPKAHPLTTLKRPITIEDIAAWPLITYDFAFAGRSKINRAFEEKNITPNVVLTAIDSDVIKTYVDLGLGIGILAGMAYEPERDTGLTAIDASHLFEKSTTHIGIRKDAYLRGYAYDFIALFAPHLTRTVVQDALLCEAEDDIE; this is encoded by the coding sequence ATGAAATTGCAGCAATTACGCTATTTGGTTGAAGTCGCAAAACAAGGCTTAAACGTCTCGGAGGCGGCGGAGAAGCTGCATACTTCACAACCCGGCATTTCAAAACAGATTCGCCTACTTGAAGACGAACTCGGCGTACAAATTTTCATTCGTAACGGTAAACGCGTCGTTGATATCACCGCGCCAGGGCGCGAAATTTTGCGCATTGCTGAGCGCATCTTAATGCAATCGCAAAACTTAAAGCGCATTGGCGAAGAATTCATTCAAGTTGAAAATGGCAGCTTGACCATTGCCACCACGCACACGCAAGCTCGTTACGCGCTACCTAAAGTAATCCAAGCCTTTTTGCAGCGTTACCCCAAAGTACGTCTGTCGATCAAACAAGGTAGCCCTACGCAAATTTCAGAAATGGTCGTCGATGGTAGCGCCGATTTAGCGATTGCGACCGAAGGGATTGATCATTACAGCGAGTTGGCGATGCTCAATTGCTACGACTGGAATCGCTGCGTGATTGTCCCCAAAGCGCACCCGCTCACGACCTTAAAGCGGCCAATTACCATTGAAGACATCGCCGCTTGGCCGCTGATTACCTACGATTTTGCCTTTGCAGGCCGCTCAAAAATTAACCGTGCTTTTGAAGAAAAAAATATCACGCCGAATGTGGTACTGACCGCAATCGACTCGGACGTGATTAAGACTTATGTCGATTTAGGTTTGGGCATTGGCATTTTGGCAGGCATGGCGTACGAGCCAGAGCGCGATACCGGTTTAACCGCAATCGATGCAAGTCATCTGTTTGAGAAATCGACAACCCACATCGGTATTCGCAAAGACGCTTACCTACGCGGTTACGCCTACGATTTTATCGCCTTGTTTGCGCCGCATTTAACTCGCACCGTGGTGCAAGACGCGTTGCTGTGCGAAGCGGAAGATGATATTGAATAA
- a CDS encoding phosphoadenylyl-sulfate reductase has translation MDFEQKLSETIALLHRIAADYSPAVFANSFGAEDMVITHLLAKENIAIDIFSLDTGRLPAETYTLMQEVASAYPSHPIAVYFPNTAAVEQYVNQNGINAFYESVELRKACCHVRKIEPLQRALKDKKAWVTGLRREQSPTRTDLGYQEFDAGNGLEKFNPLIEWTEKEVWAYIRAENIPYNKLHDQHVPSIGCAPCTRPIAMGEDVRAGRWWWENPENKECGLHVKKI, from the coding sequence ATGGATTTCGAACAAAAATTAAGCGAAACGATCGCTTTGTTGCACCGTATTGCAGCGGACTATTCGCCGGCTGTATTCGCTAACTCGTTTGGCGCTGAAGATATGGTGATTACCCACCTGTTAGCGAAAGAAAATATCGCGATTGATATTTTCAGCTTGGACACGGGTCGTTTACCTGCTGAAACATATACTTTGATGCAAGAAGTGGCGAGTGCATACCCAAGCCACCCAATCGCGGTTTACTTCCCAAATACTGCAGCGGTTGAGCAGTATGTTAATCAGAACGGCATTAATGCTTTCTACGAGTCGGTTGAGTTGCGTAAAGCGTGCTGTCACGTGCGTAAAATTGAGCCATTGCAGCGTGCACTCAAAGATAAAAAAGCTTGGGTGACTGGCTTGCGTCGCGAGCAATCGCCTACGCGTACCGATTTAGGCTACCAAGAGTTTGACGCCGGCAATGGCTTAGAGAAATTTAATCCACTGATTGAATGGACCGAGAAAGAGGTGTGGGCGTATATCCGCGCTGAGAATATTCCCTACAACAAACTCCACGATCAGCACGTGCCTTCAATTGGCTGTGCGCCCTGTACGCGCCCGATCGCAATGGGTGAAGATGTGCGTGCAGGTCGTTGGTGGTGGGAAAACCCAGAAAATAAAGAATGTGGTTTACATGTGAAAAAAATTTAA
- a CDS encoding NUDIX hydrolase yields the protein MNETQPQQDSHLYEEPVSSLRVFDGNLLHVNRDTIRLPDGSEATREYILHPGAVMIIPQLPDGRLLLERQYRYPLHRVFIEFPAGKLEVGEDPLECAKRELLEETGYSAANWEYLGVLHPIISYTDEEIKLFLARDLTAGEAQLDAGEFVECISMSMEELVAGVIDGSITDAKTVSGIFWAQQKGLK from the coding sequence ATGAATGAAACCCAGCCCCAACAAGATAGCCATTTGTATGAAGAGCCGGTGAGCAGTCTGCGCGTCTTTGATGGTAATTTGCTGCATGTGAATCGCGATACGATACGCTTGCCCGATGGCTCAGAAGCGACGCGCGAATATATTTTGCACCCGGGCGCGGTGATGATTATTCCGCAGCTACCCGATGGACGTCTGTTGCTGGAGCGCCAATATCGCTACCCATTACACCGCGTATTTATTGAGTTTCCAGCGGGAAAACTTGAAGTGGGTGAAGATCCGCTCGAATGCGCAAAACGCGAACTACTCGAAGAAACGGGTTACAGCGCAGCCAACTGGGAATACTTGGGCGTCTTGCACCCAATTATTAGTTATACCGATGAAGAAATTAAACTCTTTCTGGCGCGTGACTTAACGGCGGGTGAGGCGCAGCTTGATGCGGGTGAGTTTGTTGAGTGCATCAGCATGAGCATGGAAGAACTTGTCGCAGGTGTAATCGACGGTTCAATTACCGATGCAAAAACCGTGAGCGGTATTTTCTGGGCGCAGCAAAAGGGCTTGAAATAA